TATTCAATATCTACAGTACCATCTGCCGGGTTAGGACGAGGTGTAGGTACAGTTTTAGACTCATCGAAATTACCTAATTGACCAATTTCGCGAATGGTACGAATTAGATCACTTTTATTAAATTTCTGTCCTGGTTTAGTGCGGATCTCACGTAAAACAACCTTATCGTTCGTAATTGTGTTACCTTTTAACGTAATGCGGTTGTTGGTATACTGTGGTCCTTCGTACATGCGCAATTCCACATCAACAGTATCGCCATAAATTTTGGTCTGTACCGGATCGATATTAAAAGTTAAATATCCGTTATCGGTATACATACTGTTAATGTCGCCACCGTTTTCGCCACCACCGTTTAATTTTTTATTTAATTTCTCTTCGCTAAAAACATCACCTTTTTCGATGGTTAATACTTTTTGCAAAATACTATCCGGATAAATGGCATTACCTGCCCAGGTAATATTACCAAAATAATACTTTTTACCTTCGTAAAGGTCCATTCTAATGTTAACCTTTTTCTTGTTATATTGGTAAATGGTATCTTTCAGTAATTCTGCATCACGATAACCTTTCTCGTGCATTTTAGCAATCATTTTTACCTTATTCTCTTCGTATTTCTCTTTCGCGAATTTTCCTGAGCCCCAAAAACGCCACCATGCAAACTGTTTAGGGTTTTTAAGGTATTTTCTCAGTTTTGCTGATTTGAAATCTTTGTTTCCGGTAAAATCGATATGCTGTACTTTAACACGGTGACCTTTATCTATATTAGCTTCTAATACCACACTGTTTTCTGCATTCGGATCTTTACGTGTTTTGTACTCGATCTGGGTAAAGAAAAAGCCCTTATCCAATAAGTATTTTTTAACAATAGCCGAGGTGGTATTGTACAAGTTATCGTTTACGATTTTACCTGTTTTATCATTTAACTTTTCTTGAATGGCAGTTTTTTCAGATTTGCGAATACCTTTTAAATCGATAGAACTTAAACGTGGGCGTTCTACTACTTCAATTTCAAAATAAACAGAATCCTGAACAATTTTTTCGATGTTAAGTTTAACATCATCAAACAAGCCCTGTGCCCACAACGTTTTAATTGCATCAGAAGTTGCCTCGCCGGGAAGAACGATTTTATCACCTTTAGCTAATTTAGACAAGGTAATTAATACTTCTTTATCTAAATATTGGGTTCCGGTTACTGTGGTACCGCCAATGATATATTCTTTTGGACTAAAATAATCGAGATCTAAGCCACCAACCTTTAAAGAAGGGGTTACCGGTGCCTGACCTTGTGGACGTATTTGAGCGAAGGCCGGAGCGGCTAAAACTAGTAGGATTAAAACTTGAAATATTCTTTTCATTAAAATTAGTTGTTCAGTAATGGCCAAAAGGTAACGATATTTTATAAAGTAAAATTTCTTTACGTTGTTCCCTTATTATGGTTTCATTTATCGTATAAAAGTGGTGCTAAGTTAGTTTAAACGCTTGTTAAAAAGTGTTAAAAGAAAAATTAGTTTAATTGTTCACTAATTTTACCAAAACGGCGTTCGCGTTTTTGATAGTCTACAATAGCCTCGAAAAGATCTTCACGTCTGAAATCCGGCCATAAAACATCAGTAAAATAAAACTCGGTATAAGCCATTTGCCAAAGCAGATAATTGCTAATACGATGTTCGCCACTTGTCCTGATCATCAATTCAGGATCGGGTATATTTACGGTTGTTAGTTTAGATGAAAACAGGTCTTCGTTAATATCATCCAAAGAAATGATATTGTTTTTTACTGCTGATGCAATTTTTTTTGCAGCCTCCAAAATCTCCCACTTTGCACTATAACTTAATGCCAGTGTTAATGTACATTTTTCGTTATGGGCTGTTTTCTCCATAGCTTCTTTTAAATCATCAATACACTCTTGGGGTAAAGATGCAATATTGCCAATTGCATTCAGCTTAATATTATTTTTATTAAGTGTTTCGGTTTCTTTGTTAATGGTAGAAATCAGGATCTGCATTAAAGCATCTACCTCTTCTTTGGGTCTGTTCCAATTTTCGGTAGAAAAAGCATATAAAGTAAGGTATTCAATACCTACTTCAACACAACCTTCTACAATGTCTTTTACAGAAAGCACACCTTGTTCATGTCCGAAAACCCGCACTTTACCCTGGCCTTTTGCCCATCTTCCATTACCATCCATGATTACGGCAATGTGCTTTGGCAGGCGGCTATAGTCTATTTGTTCTTTAAATCCCATTAATTATGTCAAAATCAGCTTAAAAGGAATAGCATTTTGAGGATACAAAGGTAAAAGATATGCCAACACTAACAAATAGATAAGTGTCCCTTTTTCGAAAATCGCCTCTTTGAGTCCCTGGCTGTCCGATTTGATAGCGTGAAGGATCGGATAAATTAACCTGATTTTGGCCTTCTCCAACAAATACAGGATTAACCGGATAACGGCCGCTCACATCGTCTAGATAATCGGTAAATGCTGTCCTATAACCCAATTCGGTAAAAACGCTCCAGGTGTTTTTGTAATTATACCTTAGCCCTAATCCATATGGGATAGTTAAAACAGCATTGTTATAACCATTTTCCTGACCTTCGGTTCTTAGTCGGTCTAACCGATATCTTTCACCATCAATTTTTACCGTTGGTTTAAATATAAGTAAACCTGCACCCGTAAAAAGGTATGGTGTAAATTGTCTGTTTCCTCCACCAAGATTAAAATTGAAAAAATTGAAATCAATTAAGCCACTAAATTCGTTCAGCATCGTTTTAAAACGCAGGTTCCTTTCTCGGAACTGCTCATTACTCGAGTAAGAATCATCGGCTTTTATTTGCCCGTAAGTATAATTTAAACGTACGCCAAGGTATTGGTTAAAGTTCCGTTTTACATAAAGCCCGCCCGAGAGACCACTAATTAGCAAAGGATTGTTCTGATTAAGATCGCCCATATAACCTGCACCACCAGCCATAATCCCAACTTCCCAAGAGGGTTCGCCTATTACCGCACGCTGTGCATGAACAAGCTGCCCGCTAAAGATGAAAAAGAGGATAATTAATAACTGTTTGTTTGGCGTCATACTTAGTAGTTACGGGTATCGATGCCCCATAATAATTTATTTCTTAACGTGTTTAAGTAGGTTTCATTATTAAGGCGGATAAGATTTACACAAAAATCTGCCTTTTTTATACTAATTTTTACCGAACGCTCTACAGTAACAGTTCGGCTATCGCAGGAAACCAAAAATTTTGATTCTCTGGCTTCTACCTCAAAAGAGAGCTTATTGTTATCTGGTACGACTACTGGCCTCACATTCAAATTATGTGGCGCAATAGGGGTAATTACGAAGTTTTCAGAATCTGGATAAATAATCGGTCCGCCGCAACTTAATGAGTATGCTGTTGAACCTGTTGGGGTGGCAATAATTAATCCATCGGCCCAATAAGAGTTAATAAACTCATTATTCATTGAAGCATGGATAATCATCATTGCTGAATTATCGCGACGGTGAATGGTAATATCGTTCAATGCAAAATTTTCTTCGCCAAATAAACCATTATCAGATTCTAACGTTAAAAGGGACCTGGAATCTAAGGTATATTCTTTATTGATCAGCGCATTGAGGGCCGATCCAATTTCGTTTTTGTTTATACTGGCCAAGAATCCTAAACGGCCAAAGTTAATTCCGATTACCGGTATGCCCGAATTACGGATTAACGATAGGGTATCGAGTAAGGTACCATCTCCACCTAAGCTCAGCAATACATCGGCAAGTTCCTTTAATTCGGTATGATTGTGAAAAATAACGGTATTTGCAGGCAGTTTAATTTTACCATGAAGCGATGTTTTAAACTTAGAATATAAAACAGGCTGAATACGATGTTCAGCTAAATGATTAAAAACCTCTTGTACATAGGGCAAAACCGTATCATTAAAATCTCTGCCGTAAATTGCAATCCTCATAAAGTAGGTTTATACATTTAAATAGTTCATGAAAGAATCGTAACGCTCCTGCGATCCATCATCAATCTGGGTGTTATTGTATACCTCTTTAACCAGATAATCATATCTTTCGAAAGAGGCTACCAATGAAGTAATTTCTGTTTTGTTTACTTTGAGCGTTACTTCTAAACGTGTAGAATCTTCGAAAGAATTCACATATGAAGAGAGTACCTGCGCATTATCGGCTTCAACAATCTGCGCAATATGTGCCAAAGAATTATCGCGGTTACTAATCTCCAAAACAATAATTCCGCCAGGTTCGTTTACCGCATACTGTTCGGCCACCGCATTTACCATATTATTGATAGAAATTAAACCAACATAATTTTTCTGTTGATCTAAAACCGGAACAGCCGTTAATTTTAGCTGGCTCAATAACCTGATTACATCGTAAGCATGTGCATTACCCAATACGAAAACATTAAGTATGTTTACCGCACTATCGCTTAAAAGGGTATCGTGGTTATCAATATTTAATAAATCATCTTCAGAAACCAAACCCAATAAAGTTACCTCGTTAACAACTGGCAAGTGCTTTAGTTTAAAATCGTTCATACGATCTAAAGCTTTCTGTACCGTGTCATCGGTTCTTAGTGATGGAATTGCATCTGATATGATTTCTGCTGCAAACATTTATTTCAACAATATTCTATTTAAAAATTTCTCTAAAAATGCATTAAATATTTCCGGATGCTCCATCATAGGTGCATGACCGCATTTATCAACCCAGTTCAATTCCGAATTCGGCAACAATTCGTGAAATTCTTCTGCCACTTCTGGCGGAGTAACCTTATCGTTTTTGCCCCATATTAAGGAAACCGGTATGGTAATCTTAGACAGTTCTTTAGCCATATTGTGGCGTATTGCCGATTTTGCCATGGTTAAGATACGAATAACCCTCGATCTATCGTTAACTGTTTTAAAAACATCATCAACCAGTTCTTTAGTTGCTGTGGCCGGATCGTAAAAAGTAAATTCTACTTTTTCTTTAATATAATCGTAGCTCTCTCTACGTGGAAAAGATCCTCCAAAAGCATTTTCGTATAAACCAGAACTACCCGTAAGCACCAGGGCTTTAACAAATTCCTGGTGAGCAACCGTAAATACCAAACCTACGTGGCCACCAAGTGAATTACCAACAAGCACTACCTGGTTTAAATTTTTATATTTTAAAAAGCGATGAAGATACCTCGACAGTGCTTTTACGCCCAATGTTAAAATAGGCAAATCGTAAATTGGTAAAATTGGAATAATTACACGATAGCGATCTTTAAACTGTTCGATAACCAGTTCCCAATTGCTTAGTTCGCCCATTAGGCCATGTAGCAATACCAGTGTCTCGCCTGTTCCAGCTTCGATGTATTTAAATCCGTCTTCTTCTATTATCGGGTAAGTCATATATATTCTAGATGGTATTGTGCTACTAAGTTAGTAGAGTAAAATTAAATTTATGCATTTATATGCCATTTTTCTGAAATAAAATCGAAAACGGTATAAAAACCCATTTATAAGTATCAAGAAACAAGTATTAAGTATCAAGATATGTATTTTACAGCAAGCTTTCAGCTTTAGTCTTTAAGCTTTTACCTTAATTAAGCCAGTTTTTCTTTAACAATCTCTGCAATTAATTTACCATCAGCTTTACCTGCAAGTTCCTTATTTGCCATGCCCATTACTTTACCCATATCCTTAACCGATGTAGCACCAGATTGTTTGATTACGGCCTCGATAATTGTAGCAACCTCAGCCCTGTCTAACTGTTTTGGTAAAAATTGATTAATTACTTCAATTTCTTCTTCTTCTACCCGATATAAATCTTCCCGATTTTGTTGCTTGTAAATATCAGCAGATTCGCGGCGTTGTTTAATCAGTTTCTGAAGAATTTTAAGTTCAGCTTCTTCGGTAATTTCTTCCGAAGATCCTTTCTCTGTTTTAGCTAAAAGTAAGGCTGCTTTTATTGCCCTTAAACCTCTTAACTGTGCATTATTTTTAGCCAACATGGCTTTTTTTATTTCCTGATCTATTGTATTTGATATCATTTTTAAGCCCAAAGCCCTAAAGGGGCTTTCCTTTCATTAGTTTAAAATAAAAAAATTATA
The nucleotide sequence above comes from Pedobacter riviphilus. Encoded proteins:
- a CDS encoding BamA/OMP85 family outer membrane protein gives rise to the protein MKRIFQVLILLVLAAPAFAQIRPQGQAPVTPSLKVGGLDLDYFSPKEYIIGGTTVTGTQYLDKEVLITLSKLAKGDKIVLPGEATSDAIKTLWAQGLFDDVKLNIEKIVQDSVYFEIEVVERPRLSSIDLKGIRKSEKTAIQEKLNDKTGKIVNDNLYNTTSAIVKKYLLDKGFFFTQIEYKTRKDPNAENSVVLEANIDKGHRVKVQHIDFTGNKDFKSAKLRKYLKNPKQFAWWRFWGSGKFAKEKYEENKVKMIAKMHEKGYRDAELLKDTIYQYNKKKVNIRMDLYEGKKYYFGNITWAGNAIYPDSILQKVLTIEKGDVFSEEKLNKKLNGGGENGGDINSMYTDNGYLTFNIDPVQTKIYGDTVDVELRMYEGPQYTNNRITLKGNTITNDKVVLREIRTKPGQKFNKSDLIRTIREIGQLGNFDESKTVPTPRPNPADGTVDIEYAVEEKPSDQIELSGGLVVAVSLVH
- a CDS encoding isoprenyl transferase, giving the protein MGFKEQIDYSRLPKHIAVIMDGNGRWAKGQGKVRVFGHEQGVLSVKDIVEGCVEVGIEYLTLYAFSTENWNRPKEEVDALMQILISTINKETETLNKNNIKLNAIGNIASLPQECIDDLKEAMEKTAHNEKCTLTLALSYSAKWEILEAAKKIASAVKNNIISLDDINEDLFSSKLTTVNIPDPELMIRTSGEHRISNYLLWQMAYTEFYFTDVLWPDFRREDLFEAIVDYQKRERRFGKISEQLN
- the porG gene encoding type IX secretion system protein PorG, with amino-acid sequence MTPNKQLLIILFFIFSGQLVHAQRAVIGEPSWEVGIMAGGAGYMGDLNQNNPLLISGLSGGLYVKRNFNQYLGVRLNYTYGQIKADDSYSSNEQFRERNLRFKTMLNEFSGLIDFNFFNFNLGGGNRQFTPYLFTGAGLLIFKPTVKIDGERYRLDRLRTEGQENGYNNAVLTIPYGLGLRYNYKNTWSVFTELGYRTAFTDYLDDVSGRYPVNPVFVGEGQNQVNLSDPSRYQIGQPGTQRGDFRKRDTYLFVSVGISFTFVSSKCYSF
- a CDS encoding NAD kinase; this encodes MRIAIYGRDFNDTVLPYVQEVFNHLAEHRIQPVLYSKFKTSLHGKIKLPANTVIFHNHTELKELADVLLSLGGDGTLLDTLSLIRNSGIPVIGINFGRLGFLASINKNEIGSALNALINKEYTLDSRSLLTLESDNGLFGEENFALNDITIHRRDNSAMMIIHASMNNEFINSYWADGLIIATPTGSTAYSLSCGGPIIYPDSENFVITPIAPHNLNVRPVVVPDNNKLSFEVEARESKFLVSCDSRTVTVERSVKISIKKADFCVNLIRLNNETYLNTLRNKLLWGIDTRNY
- a CDS encoding CBS domain-containing protein, producing the protein MFAAEIISDAIPSLRTDDTVQKALDRMNDFKLKHLPVVNEVTLLGLVSEDDLLNIDNHDTLLSDSAVNILNVFVLGNAHAYDVIRLLSQLKLTAVPVLDQQKNYVGLISINNMVNAVAEQYAVNEPGGIIVLEISNRDNSLAHIAQIVEADNAQVLSSYVNSFEDSTRLEVTLKVNKTEITSLVASFERYDYLVKEVYNNTQIDDGSQERYDSFMNYLNV
- a CDS encoding alpha/beta fold hydrolase, which produces MTYPIIEEDGFKYIEAGTGETLVLLHGLMGELSNWELVIEQFKDRYRVIIPILPIYDLPILTLGVKALSRYLHRFLKYKNLNQVVLVGNSLGGHVGLVFTVAHQEFVKALVLTGSSGLYENAFGGSFPRRESYDYIKEKVEFTFYDPATATKELVDDVFKTVNDRSRVIRILTMAKSAIRHNMAKELSKITIPVSLIWGKNDKVTPPEVAEEFHELLPNSELNWVDKCGHAPMMEHPEIFNAFLEKFLNRILLK
- a CDS encoding GatB/YqeY domain-containing protein codes for the protein MISNTIDQEIKKAMLAKNNAQLRGLRAIKAALLLAKTEKGSSEEITEEAELKILQKLIKQRRESADIYKQQNREDLYRVEEEEIEVINQFLPKQLDRAEVATIIEAVIKQSGATSVKDMGKVMGMANKELAGKADGKLIAEIVKEKLA